Within Bacteroidota bacterium, the genomic segment TCTTCGCCGAAATAATGTAATAAAAATTTGCGTCGGCAAACAGAAGTTTCTGCATACGCTGCTGTTTCTGCAAGCAGTTGTGCACCCATCTCTCTTTCAGATAATGGCTTGTCCCGCATAAACTTTTCTAACTTTTCAATATCCTTATAACTGTAAAAAGCAATACATCTGCCTTCCAATCCATCACGACCACTGCGGCCTGTTTCCTGATAATAATTTTCTATAGATTTTGGAATATCGAAGTGAATTACAAAACGTACATCCGGTTTGTCAATACCCATTCCGAATGCAATTGTTGCAACAATCACCGTAACATCTTCCATCAAAAATTTGTCCTGTACTTCGGTGCGTACATGGGCATCTAATCCTGCGTGGTAAGGAGCTGCTTTCACACCATTTACATTCAGCACTTTTGCAATGTCTTCTGTGGTTTTGCGATTTAAGCAATAAATAATTCCTGATTTTCTGGCGTGTTCTTTTGCGTATTTTACAATTTGTTTTATCGCAATTTCCTTACTGCGCTTTGGACGAATTTCGTAATACAAATTTCCTCTGTTAAAAGAAGAAATAAATATAGTAGGGTTTTGAAGATCAAGATTTTTTTTGATATCGCTTTGCACTTTTGGAGTTGCAGTAGCGGTAAGAGCAATGATTGGAATTTTCTCATTAATGGTTTCAATCATATTTCTAATCTGTCTGTATTCAGGACGGAAATCATGTCCCCATTCTGAAATACAATGTGCTTCATCCACTGCTACAAAAGAAACTTTTATGCCTTTAAAAAATTCAATGTTCTCTTCTTTTCTTAATGTTTCAGGAGCCACAAATAACATCTTAGTTAATCCACTTGTTATATCGGATTTCACTTTTTTTATAGTTGCACGGTTTAATGTAGAATTTAAAAAGTGTGCAATATCATTATTGTTGCTGTAAGACCTTACCAGATCCACTTGATTTTTCATTAATGCAATTAATGGCGAAATAATAATTGCTGTTCCATCCGATAAAATTGCGGGTAATTGATAGCACAGAGATTTGCCACCGCCTGTTGGCATAATTACAAATGTGTCGTTACCTGCTAATAATGTTTTAATTATTTCTTCCTGATTTCCTTTAAAAGCATTGAATCCGAAATACTCCTGTAATGACCCTGTTAAAGATAATTCTGCTAACTGCATTTTATTGTTTTGTCTGTTTTTGATTTTAATAAACACTTTTATGGAAGTATTGTTACAACTTCGCATTCTGAAACCGCATCCTACCATCGTGAAATCCACACGATGAATTGCGAATGATTAAATATAGTACAATTAATAATTAATTTTTAATAAAGTAGAATTGTTACATCAGCAGAGTATGAATAATATTTATGTAGCTATAATGGCCGGTGGCATTGGCAGTAGGTTTTGGCCGGCAAGCAGGATAAATAAGCCAAAACAATTTTTGGATATCCTTAACACGGGACAGACCTTAATTCAAAGTACCTATGAACGGTTTTTAAAAATAGCTCCCAAAGATAATATCTTTATAGTTACCAATGAGGCCTATCTTGAACTTGTTCATGAACAGCTACCGGATATAAAACCTTCTCGAATTCTTGCCGAGCCAATGCGTAGAAATACAGGTCCTTGCATTGCATATGTAAGCCATAAAATTGCAACCATTGACCCGGATGCTAATATAATTGTTGCTCCTTCCGATCATTTGATATTGAATGAACAAAAATTTCTAGAAGTGATGTATCAGGGTTTGGAATATACGTTTTCGCACGATGACCTTGTTACTTTAGGCATTAAACCGACAAGACCTGACACCGGCTATGGATATATTCAATATGATGACCATACTATAATGCCCGGTATTCATAAAGTGAAAACATTTACTGAAAAACCGGATAAGGAACTTGCAAAAACTTTTGTGAGCAGCGGTGATTTTTTATGGAACTCCGGAATATTTATTTGGAATGTAAAAAGTATTCTTACTGCATTCGAAAAACATTTACAGGATATCAATCATGCGTTTAGTGCTGCACAAAAGTTTTTTGGAAAACCGGAAGAGGCAGCGGCAATTGAAAAAGCATATAGTTTATGTACTAATATTTCAATTGATTTCGGACTTATGGAAAAAGCAAGTAATGTATATGTAATTCCAAGTTCATTTGGTTGGAGTGATTTGGGAACATGGACTTCCCTGTGGTCCAATTATAGTTCTGATTATTGGGGTAATGCAGTAAATGGCAAACAGGTTTTGATGTACGATAGTAAAGATTGTATGGTGATTGCTCCTGAAAATAAATTAGTGGTATTACAGGGCTTGGATGATTATGTAGTTGTTGATAGTGGAGATGTATTATTGGTTTGCAAAAAAGATCAGGAACAACATTTAAAAGAAATTACTTCTGATATTAAGCGTTATCTCGGCGACACTTATTTATAATAAAAGACTATGTTACAATTCCCCGGTACAATTCGATCGAAATTACCCAACGCAGGCATCAGTATTTTTTCTAGGATGACGGCGTTAGCTCATCAGCACAATGCTATAAACCTTGCGCAGGGATTTCCTGATTTTCCTAGTTCAGAAAAATTAATTGAGTTGGTAAATCATTATATGCATCAAGGCATGAATCAATATGCACCCATGCCGGGAGTGATGCAATTACGGGAAGCAATAGCAGAAAAAACAGAAGAAATTTATTCAATAACACCAGATCCTGAAACTGAAATAACAATTGTTTCCGGTGCTACTTATGGTTTGTATTCCGCATTTCAGGCATTGCTGCATGAAGGCAATGAAGTAATTGTATTTGAACCGGCTTATGATAGTTATGTGCCCGGAATTACAATGGCAGGCGGTGTCCCAGTGCCTATACAATTGCAAGCACCTGATTATAAAATCAATTGGGACTTGGTGAAAAAAAGAATTAATGCGCATACTCGGGCAATTGTTTTAAACTCACCACAAAACCCAAGTGGCACTGTTTTAAAACCGAATGATCTTTTGCAACTTGCAAAGCTTGTGAAGGATACCGATATCATTATTATCAGTGATGAAGTATATGAACATATTATTTTTGATGCTGTACGTCATGAAGGTGTGTTACATTATCCCGAGCTTGCAAAACGCAGTGTAATTATTTCTTCTTTCGGAAAAACATTTCATAATACAGGATGGAAAATTGGTTATGTAATTGCAGCAAAAGAGTTGACAAAAGAAATCAGAGCAGTACATCAATTTATGCAATTTTCTGTGCATACACCATCGCAATATGCATTGGCAGATTTTCTGAAAGACAAACAGCAATACACCATGCTTCCTGAATTTTATCAGCAGAAAAGAGATCAGTTTATAAATTTACTACAAGGCTCACGCTTTAAATGGAAACCCGCTGCCGGCACTTATTTTCAATTATTGGATTACAGTGCAATCAGCAATAAAAAGGATACAGATTTTGCAAATGAATTAACAGAAAAACATAAAGTAGCCTCTATTCCGCTGAGTCCGTTTTATCATAATAATTCTCAAGGTACGATGTTGCGATTCTGTTTTGCAAAGTCGGATGGAACATTGGAAAAAGCGGCTGCTATTCTGCAAAAAATTTAATGTATGTATTTGTAGTTTTATTGTTCCTGTATGCAGCAACATAATTACAGCATAATTGCAAAGCCCTTTTCACAGCAACAAAACGGATTGTTATTAACCCAATGTAAAAATTCAGCTTTTGCAAATGTGTATGCAGCTGTTCGCAAAGCAGAAGGTTGGGATTATGATGGAGCAGTACTGCAATCGCTACCGCATGTAAATACACATGATCCGCTGTTTAATTTTTGGAAAAGCAGAAATGTTTCCACTCAATTTTTAATTACTTATCTCAGGGAAAAAAATAATCAAAATCTCATTTTAGATGTAGGTTGTGGGAATGGTTGGTTGACACATTTACTTGCAACAGAATTTGCCGATACAGAATTTTATGGTGTAGATATTTTTAAAGAAGAATTACATAAAGCAGCAAATGCATTTCAGTTAGCTAATCTCAATTGGATATTTGGCGATGTGTCGGATAATCTCTTTCAACCTAAAAGTTTTAATACTATTTTGCTCTGCGCATCTGCACAATACTTTTCTGATTTTATAAATCTTATGTCTCAATTGCAGAATTATTTAGCTGATGATGGAAAAATAATAATTATAGATACTCCTTTTTATTCTGAATCGGAATTTATAAAAGCAAAAGAAAGAACAATTGTTTATTACAACAATCTGCAATTCCCGGAGATGAGTAACCATTATCATCACAGAAGATATAGCGATTTGCAAAATTTAAAATTTAAGTTGCTTTATAAACCCGGATGGCAAAATCGTTTGACACATTTTATTTCAGGTAAAGCAATAATGCAATTTCCTGTGATAGTTTTAAAAAAGTAATTGTAACCAGTAAATACAATTGAATTCCGATTTTATATTTATAATATTACTTGCCTTCTTTACCTTTAGCACTATATTAAACAACATAATTAATCATCAATGCAGGATCTTAAAATAACAATTATACAAAGCGACCTCGCCTGGGAGGATAAAGTACGCAACACCGCATTATTCAGTAAACTGATTGAAACTTCCGGCTATACGGATATTGTGATATTACCCGAAATGTTCTCTACAGGGTTTAGTATGCAGGCATCTAAACTTGCAGAAAAAATGGATGGCCCCACGATTGAATGGATGAAAGCAACTGCCGCAGAAATGAATATTATTATCACCGGCAGTTTTATAATAGAAGAAAATGAAAATTATTATAACCGATTAATTTGGATGCGGCCTGATGGCACTTATGATTTTTACAACAAACGCCATTTGTTTTCTTTAGCAGGAGAAAATGAAATATATACTCAAGGTACTGAGCGCATAATTGTTGAACATAAAGGTTGGAAAATATGTCCGCTGATTTGTTATGATTTACGCTTTCCGGTTTGGTCTCG encodes:
- the recQ gene encoding DNA helicase RecQ — encoded protein: MQLAELSLTGSLQEYFGFNAFKGNQEEIIKTLLAGNDTFVIMPTGGGKSLCYQLPAILSDGTAIIISPLIALMKNQVDLVRSYSNNNDIAHFLNSTLNRATIKKVKSDITSGLTKMLFVAPETLRKEENIEFFKGIKVSFVAVDEAHCISEWGHDFRPEYRQIRNMIETINEKIPIIALTATATPKVQSDIKKNLDLQNPTIFISSFNRGNLYYEIRPKRSKEIAIKQIVKYAKEHARKSGIIYCLNRKTTEDIAKVLNVNGVKAAPYHAGLDAHVRTEVQDKFLMEDVTVIVATIAFGMGIDKPDVRFVIHFDIPKSIENYYQETGRSGRDGLEGRCIAFYSYKDIEKLEKFMRDKPLSEREMGAQLLAETAAYAETSVCRRKFLLHYFGEDYLKDNCGSCDNCLKPKEKIEGKDFIHKALQAVKALKENYGIPYLVDLMMGKKTTEILNYGHDKQDMFGAGKEKDDHFWNSIFRQCLLNQLVYKDIEQYGLIKLTDEGKKFIKTPKSMMISLNHDYETDTSDVELDSGGAKSVLDPVMFDLLLKIRDSIAKTQKLPPYVIFSENSLEEMATMYPCTLEELTKVSGVSKGKAEKFGKQLVSAISQYVEDNEIERPTDFMTMKIMANKSADKVHIIQSIDKKLSLEEISRMRGISMMNLITEIESIVSSGTKLNLNYYIDDMIEEDLQEDVFDYFRTLQKLDLNQAFHDLKEEGLSFEEIQLLHIKFMSELAI
- a CDS encoding mannose-1-phosphate guanylyltransferase — translated: MNNIYVAIMAGGIGSRFWPASRINKPKQFLDILNTGQTLIQSTYERFLKIAPKDNIFIVTNEAYLELVHEQLPDIKPSRILAEPMRRNTGPCIAYVSHKIATIDPDANIIVAPSDHLILNEQKFLEVMYQGLEYTFSHDDLVTLGIKPTRPDTGYGYIQYDDHTIMPGIHKVKTFTEKPDKELAKTFVSSGDFLWNSGIFIWNVKSILTAFEKHLQDINHAFSAAQKFFGKPEEAAAIEKAYSLCTNISIDFGLMEKASNVYVIPSSFGWSDLGTWTSLWSNYSSDYWGNAVNGKQVLMYDSKDCMVIAPENKLVVLQGLDDYVVVDSGDVLLVCKKDQEQHLKEITSDIKRYLGDTYL
- a CDS encoding class I SAM-dependent methyltransferase, whose translation is MQQHNYSIIAKPFSQQQNGLLLTQCKNSAFANVYAAVRKAEGWDYDGAVLQSLPHVNTHDPLFNFWKSRNVSTQFLITYLREKNNQNLILDVGCGNGWLTHLLATEFADTEFYGVDIFKEELHKAANAFQLANLNWIFGDVSDNLFQPKSFNTILLCASAQYFSDFINLMSQLQNYLADDGKIIIIDTPFYSESEFIKAKERTIVYYNNLQFPEMSNHYHHRRYSDLQNLKFKLLYKPGWQNRLTHFISGKAIMQFPVIVLKK
- a CDS encoding aminotransferase class I/II-fold pyridoxal phosphate-dependent enzyme encodes the protein MLQFPGTIRSKLPNAGISIFSRMTALAHQHNAINLAQGFPDFPSSEKLIELVNHYMHQGMNQYAPMPGVMQLREAIAEKTEEIYSITPDPETEITIVSGATYGLYSAFQALLHEGNEVIVFEPAYDSYVPGITMAGGVPVPIQLQAPDYKINWDLVKKRINAHTRAIVLNSPQNPSGTVLKPNDLLQLAKLVKDTDIIIISDEVYEHIIFDAVRHEGVLHYPELAKRSVIISSFGKTFHNTGWKIGYVIAAKELTKEIRAVHQFMQFSVHTPSQYALADFLKDKQQYTMLPEFYQQKRDQFINLLQGSRFKWKPAAGTYFQLLDYSAISNKKDTDFANELTEKHKVASIPLSPFYHNNSQGTMLRFCFAKSDGTLEKAAAILQKI
- a CDS encoding amidohydrolase, with the protein product MQDLKITIIQSDLAWEDKVRNTALFSKLIETSGYTDIVILPEMFSTGFSMQASKLAEKMDGPTIEWMKATAAEMNIIITGSFIIEENENYYNRLIWMRPDGTYDFYNKRHLFSLAGENEIYTQGTERIIVEHKGWKICPLICYDLRFPVWSRNQDNYDLLLYVASWPERRMNAWTKLLTARAIENQCYVAGVNRIGSDGNNIYHSGNSLLIDPLGKILWEMIHDRAVYTATLSSDFLHEVREKLPFLNDRDSFHIVNSE